A stretch of DNA from Mucilaginibacter daejeonensis:
TGATCAGCGCACACTTCATTCGGCAAAGGCGTTTATGTGCTCCGTAGAAGCCAGCATTTGGCTCAGGCGGGCGATGTCCTTATACCTTGGCTCGTCTTCCACAAATTTAGGGAAGATGGCGCGGGCTTGATCGTAAAATGCTTTGGAAACTGGCGCTAAACGGTCCTGGCACTCCAACAGGTCGATCGCCTGTAAGATGGTCATTAAGTGAATGGCCAGTACCTCGAATGAGTTATCGATCACCTTTTTGGTCATGAGCGCGGCATTGCAGCCCATGCTCACGATGTCCTGGTTATCGTTATTGTTCGGGATGCTGTGCACGTACATCGGGAAGGACAGTGTCTGATTCTCGGCCACTGTTGAGGTAGCGGTGAACTGCACGCCTTGCATACCGAAGTTGAAGCCCAAGATACCCATATTGACGAATGGTGGCAGCTTTTGATTAAGCCTGCTGTTAAGCAGGTAATTCAACTGGCGTTCGGCCAGCATAGAAAGCTTAGTGATGGCGATCTTTAGCTTATCCATTTCCAGCGATACATAGTCGCCGTGGAAATTGCCGCCGTGGAATATATTGTGGTTCTCGTGGTCGATAACCGGGTTATCATTGGCCGAGTTCAGTTCGTTCACCACTACCTCGCCGGCTTGTAATATGGTGTCGTATACAGGGCCTAGTACCTGCGTTACACAACGTAAAGAGTAATACTCCTGAACCTTGTCCTCAAATACCTCTACATCCAGGTTTTCGGGATTGTACAAATGCTCGGACCGGTTACGGATCATGCCACTACCTTTCAGAATATCGCGCATGGTGGCCGCGATCTGGTTCTGGCCTTTATGATGTTTAACGATGTTGAGCTCTTTAGAAAAGTGATCATCAAAGGCTCCTACCACCTCGTTCACCATGGCCGAGAATAGTACCGACCAGTTGAGTAATTTGCGGGCCTGGATCACATTCACCATACCGATACCGGTCATGGCCGAGGTGCCGTTCAGCGTGGCCAGCCCCTCACGGATATGTATGGTCAGTGGTTTGATACCGCATTGCTCAAATACCTCTGCGGTAGAGCGTACTTGGTCCTCGAACCAAACTTCGCCCTCACCGATCAGCGTAAGGCCTAAGTGCGCCAATTGTACCAGGTCGCCGCTGGCGCCTACGCCACCGTGCTCATATATACAAGGGCTGATATTTTGGTTGATCATTTGCTTCAGCAATTCGATCACCTCAGGGTGAACACCCGAATGGGCCTGCATAAAGCTGTTCAAACGAGCGATGGTAAGTGCTCTTGACAGTTGGGACGGTATCATTTTACCGCTACCTGATGAATGGCTACGGATCAGGTTATATTGTAGCTGTAGCAGGTTATCCTCACTTACCTTGTACTGAGCCATTGGCCCAAAGCCGGTATTGATACCGTAGATGAGTTTGTTAGAAGAGAACTGCTTTAAGAACTCATAGTTAGCGGTCACCTTTTGCAGGGCGGCAGCATCAATGTCTATCTGCTTTTGTTTGAATATGAGGTCAGAGAAATCTTGTAAAGAAAGCGCACCTTGTCCAACAAATATCATGGGTAAATTACAGGTATTATCAAAAATGAATTATTTGGCTAAAGTATGAAATATATACAGAACAGTTGAAAAGAAGGTTTATTATGCCCTTAGGCTCTCTTGTCGATAAATTTGATCGGCTTGCGCGTGGCCTCAGTGAACTGTATCTTTTGGATCTGTTCGGCCGTCACATACTTGATATGCGGACTAACCCTTAACCGGGCCTGCAGGTACGCGCGGATCTGGTGATCACACTCTTCGGTCTCTTCGGCTGGCACTACGTATAGCAATACCTCATCAAGGCCTACATCATTAGAGTACACCTCGATCACAAAGTCCAGTATCTCTTCGCGCTCGTTCAGCAGATCGAATAATGCCGGCGGGTAAAGCGTAGTACCTTTGAATTTGATCATTTGCTTTTTACGACCGATGATGGACGATAAACGCAGGCTCTCGTTACCGCAAGCGCAAGGCTCGTCAAAGTACATGCAAATGTCGCCCGTTTTGTAGCGTAATAAAGGCATTCCCTCAACGCCCAGGGTGGTAATGGTCACCTCGCCGGGAATGTTAGGACCTACCGGATCATTGTTCTCATCGAGAAGCTCAACGATCATCAGGTCGGGTTGATAGTGGCCTCCCCTGCCCTGACCGCATTCGGTAAAGGCCGTTTGCATCTCGGTGCTGGCGTAGGTGGAGTAAAGCGGTATATCCCAA
This window harbors:
- a CDS encoding HAL/PAL/TAL family ammonia-lyase — its product is MIFVGQGALSLQDFSDLIFKQKQIDIDAAALQKVTANYEFLKQFSSNKLIYGINTGFGPMAQYKVSEDNLLQLQYNLIRSHSSGSGKMIPSQLSRALTIARLNSFMQAHSGVHPEVIELLKQMINQNISPCIYEHGGVGASGDLVQLAHLGLTLIGEGEVWFEDQVRSTAEVFEQCGIKPLTIHIREGLATLNGTSAMTGIGMVNVIQARKLLNWSVLFSAMVNEVVGAFDDHFSKELNIVKHHKGQNQIAATMRDILKGSGMIRNRSEHLYNPENLDVEVFEDKVQEYYSLRCVTQVLGPVYDTILQAGEVVVNELNSANDNPVIDHENHNIFHGGNFHGDYVSLEMDKLKIAITKLSMLAERQLNYLLNSRLNQKLPPFVNMGILGFNFGMQGVQFTATSTVAENQTLSFPMYVHSIPNNNDNQDIVSMGCNAALMTKKVIDNSFEVLAIHLMTILQAIDLLECQDRLAPVSKAFYDQARAIFPKFVEDEPRYKDIARLSQMLASTEHINAFAE